The Procambarus clarkii isolate CNS0578487 chromosome 15, FALCON_Pclarkii_2.0, whole genome shotgun sequence genomic interval GGTGCTCTTATCCATTGGTCGTGTGAAAACATTGATACGaatacattgtgtgtgtgggggggggggtgttctgggggagggaggggcaggggagggggggggggggtgttctgggggagggagggaggaggggtagTGATATTCTTGGTGAGATAGGCTCCCATGCTGGGGTTTATGGCATTAGTCGGTCTCTGCTTGGTGCTCTATACCCTAAGCGGATCCCAAAGAGGATTGAGTGCTCATTCCTCGACGTTCAGAGCGTTTGCGGGTGCGTGGCGTGTTTTGTTTGTGTTATTGAAGGCCGTGCTCTACTGCTCTTtgaaggggggggaggtgtttttCTGCTGGTTTCTTGGtggtgtttgtatgtatgtagccGTTTCTGCTTGCCCACCacccctgcctgcccaccacccctgcctgcccaccacccctgcctgcccacccctgCCAGCCTGTGGGCCaacgcagtctgcccacccctgccCTCCTGTCATTAACCAAAGACAGACGTCAGACACAGGAAGCAGCTTCGTGCGTGAACTAACCACGACACACATCTTAGCGACAATGAGTGTGAGGTCAAGGGATGAACGACTCCTCACGAATCGTTGCATAGTGAGCGTGGGAAACCCCCCAGTCCAGCAGTGTTGTGTATACTGACTCTACTGCGGGTGTCAGGGGGGGCATGTATGTGTAGAATAACACAGGGTATGATGGGGCGCCACCACCATCGCAGTGCCCCCATCAACACAGGGTATGATGGGACGCCACCACCCATAGCAGTGCCCCCATCAACACAGGGTATGATGGGACGCCACCACCCATAGCAGTGCCCTCATCAACTCAGGGTATGATGGGACGCCACCACCCATAGCAGTGCCCCCATCAACTCAGGGTATGATAGGACGCCACCACCCATCGCAGTGCCCCCATCAACTCAGGGTATGATGGGACGCCACCACCCATAGCAGTGCCCCCATCAACTCAGGGTATGATGGGACGCCACCACCCATAGCAGTGCCCCCATCAACACAGGGTATGATGGGACGCCACCACCCATAGCAGTGCCCCCATCAACACAGGGTATGATGGGACGCCACCACCCCATCGCAGTGCCCCCATCAACACAGGGTATGATGGGACGCCACCACCCATCGCAGTGCCCCCATCAACTCAGGGTATGAGGGGCACCACCATCGCAGTGCCCCCATCAACACAGGGTATGATGGGACGCCACCACCCATAGCAGTGCCCCCATCAACACAGGGTATGATGGGACGCCACCACCCATCGCAGTGCCCCCATCAACACAGGGTATGATGGGACGCCACCACCCATCGCAGTGCCCCCATCAACTCAGGGTATGAGGGGCACCACCATCGCAGTGCCCCCATCAACACAGGGTATGATGGGACGCCACCACCCATAGCAGTGCCCCCATCAACACAGGGTATGAGGGGCACCACCATCGCAGTGCCCCCATCAACACAGGGTATGATGGGACGCCACCACCCATAGCAGTGCCCCCATCAACACAGGGTATGAGGGGCACCACCATCGCAGTGCCCCCATCAACACAGGGTATGATGGGACGCCACCACCCATAGCAGTGCCCCCATCAACACAGGGTATGATGGGACGCCACCACCCATAGCAGTGCCCCCATCAACACAGGGTATGATGGGACGCCACCACCCATAGCAGTGCCCCCATCAACACAGGGTATGATGGGACGCCACCACCCATCGCAGTGCCCCCATCAACACAGGGTATGATGGGACGCCCACACAAGAGTACAAGGGGGCCGCCCACTCAACTTAGGGAACCCTGCCGGCCTCCAGCGGGGAATGTATATcattgcctcacacacacacatgatttgTTTTGGAATTAGTTGGATGCCATGCTGGACCTGGTGACATGTTTATGGCCTAAACGTGGCACCTTGACGTAGCTGATTTACGTGTCGCCTAAATTGGAAAATTGAATGTATACTGtgcgtttattttttatttttttgtattttgcattattcgtttatattaaaatgtttTATTCATTTACACTATAAATATAACATCTTCATATTTCTTATGGTTGCCGTAACACCGAGGACAGTATTGGGGAGCTTACTTTGAAatcgtttcggggcttagcgtccccgcggcccggtcctcgaccaggccttgctCAAGCAACTGATACAATGGAGTCAAGCTCCACTCGAGATCctacagcaatgctaatactatttaaatcatttGTGCTactccgtcttgagtactgctcagtactcacttccccctcagagcaggagagatttatgagatagagggagtacagagcacCTACACGGCACGCACAGACgctataaaacacctaaattgttgaccaaaccacacactagaaagtgaagggaagacgacgtttcggtccgtcctagaccattatcaagtcgatagtgagaatgtcgacaatcgacttgagaatggtccaggacggaccgaaacgtcgtcgtcgtcgtcccttcattttctagtgtgtggtttggtcaacatacttcagccacgttattgtgacgcatCGCCTGCAATTATTACataatttattcatttattttgttTTCTCTGTATTTTTATAACACCcaatctcatctctctctctctctctctctctctctctctctctctctctctctctctctctctctctctctctctctctctctctctctctctctctctctctctctctctctctctctctctctctctctctctctctctctctctctctctctctctctctctctctctctctctctctctctctctctctctctctctctctctctctctctctctctctctctctctctctctctctctctctctctctctctctcccccttccacaAATAactaattagcctttattcaatcTTCTAACTGTCTTTGCTTTATCAGTTTCTCTCCCCCTTTATATTACCTTCTTAATTAACTCGTTATCCTCTCCCATTTCTCCAATCTTCACTATTTTCTCAGAATTGTCTTTCGCCAGTTTGGAATTaatttcttcctctctctccctccctctagtcTTCATCTATTTTTTCCTGCCTTCCTTCTttaccctctttctctcccttcccttgagaaagggaagggagagaaagagaaagagaaactatcgaaagaaagggagagaaacTATCAACTTACGTTATAATATAACATATAAACGCGGTTGATTTTAGTACAATCATTGAATTCATATAAAATTATATTGTATtctttggatatatatatatatatatatatatatatatatatatatatatatatatatatatatatatatatatattgagactgGCAATGATAGAGAAATAGTGCCCCGTTCGGACGGGTCGTTCTTCCCGCTTTTTCTTTTTCCCAGCGATTCTTAGGGTCCATTTTCGTTTTTATATTGTCCGTGACGAGGCCTGGAAAAGTCGCAAACAGCGCGAACAGGTCTCGGTATGCGGTGTAAATggtattatcccccccccctgccccacctccctcccccccgacgaaaaaaatatatatatctggaATTATATTTGGAAAAAGGCGAGTTTGGGGGAACCCAGCGCGCGCTCCGTCATAGAGAACGGAGCTCATAGTCCCGGGGTATACTATCCTATTGTGTAGTGTTTTCTAGTTTTTATTTCTGTGTATTTTCTTTTGTTGTTTAAGGCGGGAGAGTTATTTGTGCATTTTGGAAACAGGACAAGTTGGGctgacgttgtgtgtgtgtgtgtttgggggggggggggtggatgggggATGCTTGCCCAAAACATGATATATAAAGAGTTAAATTGTTAAACTGTGTTAATGGCCTCCACTCCCCCTCTGGGCTATGCCCTAAGTTTTAATTGTATTTTTTTCGATTCTGTTCAATTTAACGAGACCGAAAGGTAAAAAGCGAAATGATTTGGTTAGTTGCACTGCGATTGAAGTTGTGTTCGGTTGGAatgggccaaaaaaaaaaaaaattacttgcATATTTGtgagaacaaaaaaaaattgagatgAATATAGAATTCGTGGAGCCTTCAggcaagcctggtcgacgaccgggccgcggggacactaagccccggaagcacctcaaggtagccaccTCAAGGCAAGCCATCTGTGGAGGTGATTATGTCCGTACACGTTCAGGAGGCCGGTCGTGTTTGGCTTGTCAAGTTCCTCTTCTGGAGACGGACTAAGAGGCTTGCGTCTGCCTAGAGATGGGCCCCGAGATCCTTCACACCCACCCTAAAGGCCCTTCACACCCTGcagccccctcacacacaccctacaGGCCCTTCACACCCTGcagccccctcacacacaccctgcaggccccccctcacacacaccctgcagccccctcacacacaccctacaggcccttcacacacaccctgcagccccctcacacacaccctacaGGCCCTTCACAACCTGCagccccctcacacaccctacaggccccccctcacaccctgcaggccccccctcacaccctgcaggcccccccctcacaccctgcaggccccccctcacaccctacaggcccccctcacaccctgcagccccctcacacacaccctgcaggccccccctcacaccctgacACCCTTCACATCCCTATTCTCCATAACCCTGGTTTTTACTTTTGCTTTTGAGCTCGAGACGAGGCTGCCCACGGCACCCAAGGAGATGGATATTTCTTGGAAAGAGCTAATGACTTTGTTGCTACGGTACTAGAGGAATTACTCGTTaatcagtgggggggggggacaagaagACGGCATGTTGTCACaaatctccctccctcctccaccacattgtTCCTGGATTGGTGGCATCGAAGCATTCTTAAGAATCACAAGCAGTGCGGTACAGTATTGAGTTGCCAGTCCGTAGAAAAGCCGACTGTTATGCCTAACCGGAGTCATGCGATCCCGCCGCAGGGACAGACATGCTGCGGCAGGAACAGACAGCCTGCGGTAGGAACAGACAGGCTGCGGCAGGAACAGACAGCCTGCGGCAGGAACAGACAGCCTGCGGCAGGAACAGACAGCCTGCGGCAGGAACAGACAGCCTGCGGCAGGAACAGACAGGCTGCGGCAGGAACAGACAGCCTGCGGCAGGAACAGACAGCCTGCGGCAGGAACAGACAGCCTACGGCAGGAACAGACAGGCTGCGGCAGGAACAGACAGCCTGCGGCAGGAACAGACAGCCTGCGGCAGGAACAGACAGGCTGCGGCAGGAACAGACAGCCTGCGGCAGGAACAGACAGCCTGCGGCAGGAACAGACAGCCTGCGGTAGGAACAGACACGCTGCGGCAGGAACAGACAGCCTGCGGCAGGAACAGACAGCCTGCGGCAGGAACAGACAGGCTGCGGCAGGAACAGACAGCCTGCGGCAGGAACAGACAGCCTGCGGCAGGAACAGACAGCCTGCGGCAGGAACAGACAGGCTGCGGCAGGAACAGACAGCCTGCGGCAGGAACAGACAGCCTGCGGCAGGAACAGACAGCCTGCGGCAGGAACAGACAGCCTGCGGCAGGAACAGACAGCCTGCGGCAGGAACAGACAGCCTGCGGCAGGAACAGACAGCCTGCGGCAGGAACAGACAGCCTGCGGCAGGAACAGACAGCCTGCGGCAGGAACAGACAGGCTGCGGCAGGAACAGACAGCCTGCGGCAGGAACAGACAGCCTGCGGCAGGAACAGACAGCCTGCGGCAGGAACAGACAGCCTGCGGCAGGAACAGACAGCCTGCGGCAGGAACAGACAGCCTGCGGCAGGAACAGACAGGCTGCGGCAGGAACAGACAGCCTGCGGCAGGAACAGACAGCCTGCGGCAGGAACAGACAGCCTGCGGCAGGAACAGACAGCCTGCGGCAGGAACAGACAGCCTGCGGCAGGAACAGACAGCCTGCGGCAGGAACAGACAGGCTGCGGCAGGAACAGACAGCCTGCGGCAGGAACAGACAGCCTGCGGCAGGAACAGACAGCCTGCGGCAGGAACAGACAGCCTGCGGCAGGACCAGACAGGCTGCGGCAGGAACAGACAGCCTGCGGCAGGACCAGACAGCCTGCGGAAGGAACAGACAGGCTACGGTAGGCTTGCTAGGATCCTAGCCACTAAGCAATCAACAGCCACTGCCTTTTTCCCCTACTCAGCTGTCATAGGAGCGTGTCCCGTGGAGCCGAAGATTCCCCACCTTCCTCGTCCTCACTTCGGACTGAAACAAGTTCGAAGCGCCCTAGTTCAAGCTACTAGTAACCTTGTTACTAGCAGCAGCCccgaggtggagggaggggggggggaagagggtcctagtaagaacaaatccacaagggccgtgacgaggattcgaacctgcgtccgggagcatcccagacactgccttaatcgactgagctacgacagggtaaaaggttcaATCACCGCTCCGGTAATGAGGGTTACAGATGCAAATTCCTAGTAGCATGTTGAGAATTGCTGTATTAACACCACTCTCTTCTTATTGCTTCTGTAATATTTAAAAGTTACGTTTGAATTTCAGTAACTTCAAGACAGTTGATTCGGCTGGGGGATTTTTGTTTTAAGTCGTTAAGTAAACCAGAGCTGTTTATGCTCTGTGCTAGCGGAGCTAGTATGGTGTTCGAGCCACACCACCGCCATACTAGCAGCGACGGTGTGGTCGTGGAGCCACACTAGGAGCGACAGTATGGTCGTggagctacaccaccactacactagcagCGACAGTATGGTCGTGGAGCCACACCGCCACTACACTAGCAGCGACAGTATGGTCGTggagccacaccaccactacactagcagCGACAGTATGGTCGTggagccacaccaccactacactagcagCGACAGTATG includes:
- the LOC138364845 gene encoding filaggrin-2-like, which produces MLRQEQTACGRNRQAAAGTDSLRQEQTACGRNRQPAAGTDSLRQEQTGCGRNRQPAAGTDSLRQEQTAYGRNRQAAAGTDSLRQEQTACGRNRQAAAGTDSLRQEQTACGRNRQPAVGTDTLRQEQTACGRNRQPAAGTDRLRQEQTACGRNRQPAAGTDSLRQEQTGCGRNRQPAAGTDSLRQEQTACGRNRQPAAGTDSLRQEQTACGRNRQPAAGTDSLRQEQTACGRNRQAAAGTDSLRQEQTACGRNRQPAAGTDSLRQEQTACGRNRQPAAGTDRLRQEQTACGRNRQPAAGTDSLRQEQTACGRNRQPAAGTDSLRQEQTGCGRNRQPAAGTDSLRQEQTACGRNRQPAAGPDRLRQEQTACGRTRQPAEGTDRLR